A region from the Calypte anna isolate BGI_N300 unplaced genomic scaffold, bCalAnn1_v1.p scaffold_211_arrow_ctg1, whole genome shotgun sequence genome encodes:
- the BRD4 gene encoding bromodomain-containing protein 4 isoform X3: protein MAMYPTRVSGEECNGINNMSAESGPGTRLRNLPVVGDGLEATQMSTTQSQAQPQQGSAVGVNPPPPETSNPNKPKRQTNQLQYLLKVVLKTLWKHQFAWPFQQPVDAVKLNLPDYYKIIKTPMDMGTIKKRLENNYYWNAQECIQDFNTMFTNCYIYNKPGDDIVLMAEALEKLFLQKISEMTQEETEIVIAQTKGRGRARKEVTSKPGSSTVPNATQASSPAQTPAPQQNLQGVQTTHSFPSVTPDLIVQTPVMTMVPPQPPVTAPPAPQAPAPPAPAPQPIQPHPPVIPTPAQPVKTKKGVKRKADTTTPTTIDPIHDSSSLPAEPKSTKLGPRRESSRPVKPPKKDVPDSQQHVVEKSSKISEQLKYCSGIIKEMFAKKHAAYAWPFYKPVDVEALGLHDYCDIIKHPMDLSTIKSKLENREYRDAQEFAADVRLMFSNCYKYNPADHEVVAMARKLQDVFEMRFAKMPDEPEEPMIPASSPVVVPPPTKVAPPSSSDSSSDSSSDSDSSSDDSEEERAQRLAELQEQLKAVHEQLAALSQPQQNKPKKKEKDKKEKKKEKHKKKEELEDAKKIKAKEPPPKKAKKSNSNTSTSSSKKEPVMVKNSKPPPTYESEEEEKCKPMSYEEKRQLSLDINKLPGEKLGRVVHIIQSREPSLKNSNPDEIEIDFETLKPSTLRELERYVTSCLRKKRKPQVEKVDVIAGSSKMKGFSSSESESTSESSSSDSEDSETEMAPKLKKKGHSGREQKKHHHHHHQPVQQQPPPPQPPQPPQQPPPQPPQPLPPQPLPTQQPPPPPPPVPQQAPPPMKSSPPPFVPTQVPVLEHPLPGNMFDTMTHFTQPILHLPQPEMPPHLPQPPEHSTPPHLNQHAVVSPPALHNALPQQPSRPSNRAAALPPKPSRPPAVSPAISQQPMLPQPPLPQPPQVLLEDEEPPPPPPPPPHHNLPLSTSQMQLYLQQLQKVQPQTPLLPSVKVQSQPQPPLQPPPAHPAVQQLQHPPPPRPMHMQPMPFPSHIPQPQPPPQQHPPPQPPPPPPPPAKPQQVIQHHPSPRHHKPDPYSTGHLREAPSPLMMHSPQMPQFQGLVHQSPPQQTLQPKKQELRAPSVVQSQPLVVKEEKMHSPVIRNETFSPPLRQEPPKHSESIKPPTHIPQRTEMKPMEGGGRPVIRPPEQNPPPPGGQEKDRQKQEPKTPVAPKKDLKIKNMGSWASLVQKHPTTPSSTAKSSSDSFEQFKRAAREKEEREKALKAQAEQVEREKERLRREQERMRSREDEEALEQARRVHEEVRRRQEQQQQQQQQPPPPVPVSVSAAPAPQAQSSQSQSSQSMLDQQREMARKREQERRRREAMAATIDMNFQSDLLAIFEENLF, encoded by the exons ATGGCAATGTATCCTACAAG GGTGTCTGGTGAGGAATGCAATGGGATCAATAACATGTCGGCGGAGAGCGGCCCTGGAACGAGACTGAGGAATTTGCCAGTGGTGGGGGATGGACTGGAAGCCACCCAAATGTCTACGACACAGTCACAGGCTCAACCCCAACAGGGCAGTGCTGTAGGTGTTAATCCCCCTCCTCCAGAGACCTCCAACCCCAACAAACCCAAGCGACAGACCAACCAACTGCAGTATCTGCTCAAAGTGGTGCTCAAGACCCTATGGAAGCACCAGTTTGCGTGGCCTTTCCAGCAGCCCGTCGACGCTGTCAAGCTGAACCTCCCT GATTATTATAAGATAATTAAAACTCCGATGGATATGGGAACAATAAAGAAGCGCTTGGAGAATAATTACTACTGGAATGCCCAAGAATGTATCCAGGATTTTAACACGATGTTTACAAACTGCTACATCTACAATAAG CCAGGGGATGACATAGTCTTAATGGCAGAAGCTctagaaaagcttttcctgcagaaaatcTCCGAGATGACCCAGGAGGAGACGGAAATCGTCATCGCCCAGACGAAAGGAAGAGGACGCGCACGGAAAGAAG TGACATCCAAACCCGGCTCATCCACGGTACCCAACGCCACCCAAGCCTCTTCCCCGGCGCAGACGCCGGCGCCGCAGCAGAACCTCCAGGGGGTGCAAACGACTCATTCCTTCCCTTCTGTCACCCCCGACCTCATCGTCCAGACCCCGGTGATGACCATGGTGCCTCCTCAACCTCCTGTGACGGCTCCCCCGGCCCCACAGGCCCCGGCGCCGCCGGCCCCGGCTCCCCaacccatccaacctcaccctCCCGTcatccccaccccagcccagcccgtGAAG ACAAAAAAAGGGGTGAAGAGGAAAGCAGACACCACAACCCCAACGACCATCGACCCGATTCACGACTCCTCATCGCTCCCTGCTGAACCCAAATCCACCAAACTGGGACCTCGGCGGGAAAGCAGCCGCCCGGTGAAGCCTCCAAAGAAGGATGTTCCAGACTCTCAACAACACGTGGTAGAAAAGAGCAGTAAAATATCCGAGCAGTTAAAATACTGCAGTGGGATCATCAAAGAAATGTTTGCCAAGAAACACGCTGCCTACGCCTGGCCCTTCTACAAACCTGTGGATGTGGAAGCACTGGGACTGCACGATTATTGTGATATCATTAAACATCCCATGGATCTGAGCACAATCAAA tccAAACTGGAGAACCGGGAGTACCGGGACGCTCAGGAATTCGCGGCGGACGTGCGGTTGATGTTCTCCAACTGCTACAAGTACAACCCCGCTGACCACGAGGTGGTGGCCATGGCACGGAAGCTGCAG GACGTCTTCGAGATGCGCTTCGCCAAGATGCCGGATGAGCCGGAAGAACCCATGATTCCAGCTTCTTCTCCTGTGGTGGTGCCACCTCCCACCAAGGTGGCTCCCCCCTCTtccagtgacagcagcagtgacagctcCTCTGACAGTGACAGCTCCTCAGATGACTCTGAGGAGGAGCGGGCGCAGCGTTTGGCCGAGCTCCAGGAGCAG CTTAAAGCCGTGCATGAACAGCTTGcagccctgtcccagccccagcagaacaaaccaaagaaaaaagagaaagacaagaaggagaagaagaaggagaagcacaaaaagaaggaggagctggaagacGCCAAGAAAATCAAAGCCAAGGAGCCACCACCCAAGAAAGCcaagaaaagcaacagcaacacCAGTACCTCCAG TAGTAAGAAGGAACCTGTGATGGTGAAGAACAGCAAACCCCCCCCAACCTACGagtcagaggaggaggagaagtgcAAGCCCATGTCCTAtgaggagaagaggcagctgagcCTGGACATTAACAAACTCCCAggggagaagctgggaagggTTGTCCACATTATCCAATCCAGAGAACCTTCCCTCAAAAACTCCAACCCTGATGAGATTGAGATTGACTTTGAGACACTGAAACCTTCCAccctgagggagctggagagatACGTCACCTCCTGCCTGCGGAAGAAGAGGAAACCTCAAG TGGAGAAGGTGGATGTCATTGCTGGCTCCTCCAAGATGAAGGGGTTTTCCTCCTCCGAGTCGGAGAGCACCAGCGAGTCCAGCTCCTCCGACAGCGAAGATTCAGAAACAG aaatggcaccgaaattgaagaaaaaagggCATTCGGGGCGAGAGCAAAAGAAG catcaccaccaccaccatcagccggtgcagcagcagccgccgccgccgcagccTCCACAGCCACCGCAGCAGCCCCCACCTCAGCCACCACAGCCCttgcccccccagcccctccccacccagcagccaccaccaccaccacctcctgtcCCCCAACAAGCTCCTCCACCAATGAAgtcttctcctcccccttttgTCCCCACGCAAGTCCCTGTCCTGGAGCACCCGTTGCCGGGGAACATGTTCGATACCATGACACATTTCACCCAACCCATCCTGCATCTGCCCCAGCCAGAGATGCCACCACACCTGCCCCAACCCCCCGAGCACAGCACTCCTCCCCACCTCAACCAGCATGCCGTGGTGTCTCCTCCAG ctttgCACAACGCTCTGCCTCAGCAGCCCTCCAGACCCAGCAACCGAGCCGCCGCGCTGCCCCCGAAGCCTTCGCGTCCGCCGGCCGTCTCGCCGGCCATCAGCCAGCAGCCCAtgcttcctcagcctcctcttccccaacCTCCCCAGGTCCTGCTGGAGGACGAAGaacctcctccacctcctcctcctcctcctcaccacaACCTGCCTCTGAGCACCAGCCAGATGCAGCTCTAccttcagcagctgcaaaaaGTGCAGCCTCAGactcctcttctcccttcagtGAAGGTCCAGTCGCAGCCGCAGCCCCCGCTGCAGCCCCCGCCGGCTCACCCCGCcgtgcagcagctgcagcacccGCCGCCACCGCGGCCCATGCACATGCAGCCCATGCCCTTCCCCTCCCACATCCCCCAGCCCCAACCCCCGCCGCAGCAGCACCCGCCCCCGCAGCCtcccccgccgcccccgccgccggcCAAGCCGCAGCAGGTCATCCAGCACCACCCATCGCCGCGTCACCATAAGCCTGATCCCTACTCGACCG GTCACTTGAGGGAAGCCCCTTCCCCTCTCATGATGCATTCCCCACAGATGCCGCAGTTCCAGGGTTTGGTCCACCAGTCGCCACCTCAACAAACTCTCCAGCCaaaaaaacag GAGCTGAGAGCCCCCTCTGTCGTCCAATCCCAGCCCTTGGtggtgaaggaggagaagatgCATTCTCCTGTCATCCGTAACGAGACCTTCAGCCCTCCCCTGCGGCAAGAGCCGCCCAAACACTCGGAGAGCATCAAACCCCCCACCCACATCCCACAGC GGACGGAGATGAAGCccatggagggggggggacGTCCCGTGATCCGACCCCCGGAGCAGAACCCTCCACCACCAGGTGGGCAGGAGAAGGATCGGCAGAAACAGGAGCCCAAAACCCCAGTTGCTCCCAAAAAG GACCTGAAAATCAAGAACATGGGTTCCTGGGCGAGTTTGGTGCAGAAACATCCCACCACTCCCTCCTCCACTGCCAAATCCTCCAGCGACAGCTTCGAGCAGTTCAAGAGGGCGGCGCGGGAGAAGGAGGAGCGGGAAAAGGCCCTGAAGGCCCAGGCAGAGCaggtggagagggagaaggagcgGCTGCGGCGGGAGCAGGAGAGGATGAG GAGCCGGGAGGACGAGGAGGCGCTGGAGCAGGCGCGTCGGGTGCACGAGGAGGTTCGGCGGcgccaggagcagcagcagcagcagcagcagcagccaccaccccCGGTACCGGTGTCGGTGTCAGCGGCACCGGCACCCCAGGCCCAGAGCTCCCAATCCCAGTCCTCCCAGTCCATGCTGGACCAGCAGCGGGAGATGGCGCGGAAACGGGAGCAGGAGCGGAGGCGCCGGGAAGCG ATGGCAGCAACAATCGACATGAATTTCCAGAGTGATTTATTGGCGATATTTGAGGAAAATCTTTTctag
- the BRD4 gene encoding bromodomain-containing protein 4 isoform X4 encodes MAMYPTRVSGEECNGINNMSAESGPGTRLRNLPVVGDGLEATQMSTTQSQAQPQQGSAVGVNPPPPETSNPNKPKRQTNQLQYLLKVVLKTLWKHQFAWPFQQPVDAVKLNLPDYYKIIKTPMDMGTIKKRLENNYYWNAQECIQDFNTMFTNCYIYNKPGDDIVLMAEALEKLFLQKISEMTQEETEIVIAQTKGRGRARKEVTSKPGSSTVPNATQASSPAQTPAPQQNLQGVQTTHSFPSVTPDLIVQTPVMTMVPPQPPVTAPPAPQAPAPPAPAPQPIQPHPPVIPTPAQPVKTKKGVKRKADTTTPTTIDPIHDSSSLPAEPKSTKLGPRRESSRPVKPPKKDVPDSQQHVVEKSSKISEQLKYCSGIIKEMFAKKHAAYAWPFYKPVDVEALGLHDYCDIIKHPMDLSTIKSKLENREYRDAQEFAADVRLMFSNCYKYNPADHEVVAMARKLQDVFEMRFAKMPDEPEEPMIPASSPVVVPPPTKVAPPSSSDSSSDSSSDSDSSSDDSEEERAQRLAELQEQLKAVHEQLAALSQPQQNKPKKKEKDKKEKKKEKHKKKEELEDAKKIKAKEPPPKKAKKSNSNTSTSSKKEPVMVKNSKPPPTYESEEEEKCKPMSYEEKRQLSLDINKLPGEKLGRVVHIIQSREPSLKNSNPDEIEIDFETLKPSTLRELERYVTSCLRKKRKPQVEKVDVIAGSSKMKGFSSSESESTSESSSSDSEDSETEMAPKLKKKGHSGREQKKHHHHHHQPVQQQPPPPQPPQPPQQPPPQPPQPLPPQPLPTQQPPPPPPPVPQQAPPPMKSSPPPFVPTQVPVLEHPLPGNMFDTMTHFTQPILHLPQPEMPPHLPQPPEHSTPPHLNQHAVVSPPALHNALPQQPSRPSNRAAALPPKPSRPPAVSPAISQQPMLPQPPLPQPPQVLLEDEEPPPPPPPPPHHNLPLSTSQMQLYLQQLQKVQPQTPLLPSVKVQSQPQPPLQPPPAHPAVQQLQHPPPPRPMHMQPMPFPSHIPQPQPPPQQHPPPQPPPPPPPPAKPQQVIQHHPSPRHHKPDPYSTGHLREAPSPLMMHSPQMPQFQGLVHQSPPQQTLQPKKQELRAPSVVQSQPLVVKEEKMHSPVIRNETFSPPLRQEPPKHSESIKPPTHIPQRTEMKPMEGGGRPVIRPPEQNPPPPGGQEKDRQKQEPKTPVAPKKDLKIKNMGSWASLVQKHPTTPSSTAKSSSDSFEQFKRAAREKEEREKALKAQAEQVEREKERLRREQERMRSREDEEALEQARRVHEEVRRRQEQQQQQQQQPPPPVPVSVSAAPAPQAQSSQSQSSQSMLDQQREMARKREQERRRREAMAATIDMNFQSDLLAIFEENLF; translated from the exons ATGGCAATGTATCCTACAAG GGTGTCTGGTGAGGAATGCAATGGGATCAATAACATGTCGGCGGAGAGCGGCCCTGGAACGAGACTGAGGAATTTGCCAGTGGTGGGGGATGGACTGGAAGCCACCCAAATGTCTACGACACAGTCACAGGCTCAACCCCAACAGGGCAGTGCTGTAGGTGTTAATCCCCCTCCTCCAGAGACCTCCAACCCCAACAAACCCAAGCGACAGACCAACCAACTGCAGTATCTGCTCAAAGTGGTGCTCAAGACCCTATGGAAGCACCAGTTTGCGTGGCCTTTCCAGCAGCCCGTCGACGCTGTCAAGCTGAACCTCCCT GATTATTATAAGATAATTAAAACTCCGATGGATATGGGAACAATAAAGAAGCGCTTGGAGAATAATTACTACTGGAATGCCCAAGAATGTATCCAGGATTTTAACACGATGTTTACAAACTGCTACATCTACAATAAG CCAGGGGATGACATAGTCTTAATGGCAGAAGCTctagaaaagcttttcctgcagaaaatcTCCGAGATGACCCAGGAGGAGACGGAAATCGTCATCGCCCAGACGAAAGGAAGAGGACGCGCACGGAAAGAAG TGACATCCAAACCCGGCTCATCCACGGTACCCAACGCCACCCAAGCCTCTTCCCCGGCGCAGACGCCGGCGCCGCAGCAGAACCTCCAGGGGGTGCAAACGACTCATTCCTTCCCTTCTGTCACCCCCGACCTCATCGTCCAGACCCCGGTGATGACCATGGTGCCTCCTCAACCTCCTGTGACGGCTCCCCCGGCCCCACAGGCCCCGGCGCCGCCGGCCCCGGCTCCCCaacccatccaacctcaccctCCCGTcatccccaccccagcccagcccgtGAAG ACAAAAAAAGGGGTGAAGAGGAAAGCAGACACCACAACCCCAACGACCATCGACCCGATTCACGACTCCTCATCGCTCCCTGCTGAACCCAAATCCACCAAACTGGGACCTCGGCGGGAAAGCAGCCGCCCGGTGAAGCCTCCAAAGAAGGATGTTCCAGACTCTCAACAACACGTGGTAGAAAAGAGCAGTAAAATATCCGAGCAGTTAAAATACTGCAGTGGGATCATCAAAGAAATGTTTGCCAAGAAACACGCTGCCTACGCCTGGCCCTTCTACAAACCTGTGGATGTGGAAGCACTGGGACTGCACGATTATTGTGATATCATTAAACATCCCATGGATCTGAGCACAATCAAA tccAAACTGGAGAACCGGGAGTACCGGGACGCTCAGGAATTCGCGGCGGACGTGCGGTTGATGTTCTCCAACTGCTACAAGTACAACCCCGCTGACCACGAGGTGGTGGCCATGGCACGGAAGCTGCAG GACGTCTTCGAGATGCGCTTCGCCAAGATGCCGGATGAGCCGGAAGAACCCATGATTCCAGCTTCTTCTCCTGTGGTGGTGCCACCTCCCACCAAGGTGGCTCCCCCCTCTtccagtgacagcagcagtgacagctcCTCTGACAGTGACAGCTCCTCAGATGACTCTGAGGAGGAGCGGGCGCAGCGTTTGGCCGAGCTCCAGGAGCAG CTTAAAGCCGTGCATGAACAGCTTGcagccctgtcccagccccagcagaacaaaccaaagaaaaaagagaaagacaagaaggagaagaagaaggagaagcacaaaaagaaggaggagctggaagacGCCAAGAAAATCAAAGCCAAGGAGCCACCACCCAAGAAAGCcaagaaaagcaacagcaacacCAGTACCTCCAG TAAGAAGGAACCTGTGATGGTGAAGAACAGCAAACCCCCCCCAACCTACGagtcagaggaggaggagaagtgcAAGCCCATGTCCTAtgaggagaagaggcagctgagcCTGGACATTAACAAACTCCCAggggagaagctgggaagggTTGTCCACATTATCCAATCCAGAGAACCTTCCCTCAAAAACTCCAACCCTGATGAGATTGAGATTGACTTTGAGACACTGAAACCTTCCAccctgagggagctggagagatACGTCACCTCCTGCCTGCGGAAGAAGAGGAAACCTCAAG TGGAGAAGGTGGATGTCATTGCTGGCTCCTCCAAGATGAAGGGGTTTTCCTCCTCCGAGTCGGAGAGCACCAGCGAGTCCAGCTCCTCCGACAGCGAAGATTCAGAAACAG aaatggcaccgaaattgaagaaaaaagggCATTCGGGGCGAGAGCAAAAGAAG catcaccaccaccaccatcagccggtgcagcagcagccgccgccgccgcagccTCCACAGCCACCGCAGCAGCCCCCACCTCAGCCACCACAGCCCttgcccccccagcccctccccacccagcagccaccaccaccaccacctcctgtcCCCCAACAAGCTCCTCCACCAATGAAgtcttctcctcccccttttgTCCCCACGCAAGTCCCTGTCCTGGAGCACCCGTTGCCGGGGAACATGTTCGATACCATGACACATTTCACCCAACCCATCCTGCATCTGCCCCAGCCAGAGATGCCACCACACCTGCCCCAACCCCCCGAGCACAGCACTCCTCCCCACCTCAACCAGCATGCCGTGGTGTCTCCTCCAG ctttgCACAACGCTCTGCCTCAGCAGCCCTCCAGACCCAGCAACCGAGCCGCCGCGCTGCCCCCGAAGCCTTCGCGTCCGCCGGCCGTCTCGCCGGCCATCAGCCAGCAGCCCAtgcttcctcagcctcctcttccccaacCTCCCCAGGTCCTGCTGGAGGACGAAGaacctcctccacctcctcctcctcctcctcaccacaACCTGCCTCTGAGCACCAGCCAGATGCAGCTCTAccttcagcagctgcaaaaaGTGCAGCCTCAGactcctcttctcccttcagtGAAGGTCCAGTCGCAGCCGCAGCCCCCGCTGCAGCCCCCGCCGGCTCACCCCGCcgtgcagcagctgcagcacccGCCGCCACCGCGGCCCATGCACATGCAGCCCATGCCCTTCCCCTCCCACATCCCCCAGCCCCAACCCCCGCCGCAGCAGCACCCGCCCCCGCAGCCtcccccgccgcccccgccgccggcCAAGCCGCAGCAGGTCATCCAGCACCACCCATCGCCGCGTCACCATAAGCCTGATCCCTACTCGACCG GTCACTTGAGGGAAGCCCCTTCCCCTCTCATGATGCATTCCCCACAGATGCCGCAGTTCCAGGGTTTGGTCCACCAGTCGCCACCTCAACAAACTCTCCAGCCaaaaaaacag GAGCTGAGAGCCCCCTCTGTCGTCCAATCCCAGCCCTTGGtggtgaaggaggagaagatgCATTCTCCTGTCATCCGTAACGAGACCTTCAGCCCTCCCCTGCGGCAAGAGCCGCCCAAACACTCGGAGAGCATCAAACCCCCCACCCACATCCCACAGC GGACGGAGATGAAGCccatggagggggggggacGTCCCGTGATCCGACCCCCGGAGCAGAACCCTCCACCACCAGGTGGGCAGGAGAAGGATCGGCAGAAACAGGAGCCCAAAACCCCAGTTGCTCCCAAAAAG GACCTGAAAATCAAGAACATGGGTTCCTGGGCGAGTTTGGTGCAGAAACATCCCACCACTCCCTCCTCCACTGCCAAATCCTCCAGCGACAGCTTCGAGCAGTTCAAGAGGGCGGCGCGGGAGAAGGAGGAGCGGGAAAAGGCCCTGAAGGCCCAGGCAGAGCaggtggagagggagaaggagcgGCTGCGGCGGGAGCAGGAGAGGATGAG GAGCCGGGAGGACGAGGAGGCGCTGGAGCAGGCGCGTCGGGTGCACGAGGAGGTTCGGCGGcgccaggagcagcagcagcagcagcagcagcagccaccaccccCGGTACCGGTGTCGGTGTCAGCGGCACCGGCACCCCAGGCCCAGAGCTCCCAATCCCAGTCCTCCCAGTCCATGCTGGACCAGCAGCGGGAGATGGCGCGGAAACGGGAGCAGGAGCGGAGGCGCCGGGAAGCG ATGGCAGCAACAATCGACATGAATTTCCAGAGTGATTTATTGGCGATATTTGAGGAAAATCTTTTctag